The Selenomonas sp. AB3002 genome contains a region encoding:
- a CDS encoding UDP-glucose/GDP-mannose dehydrogenase family protein, giving the protein MKIAIAGTGYVGFVTAVCLAEHGHNVTCVDVDKKIIDSLNRYGKALIYEKDLDALMEKNKERLSYTTDYASAYKDAEIIFIGVGTPEKRDGSANLNYVYAVAMQIAETAERECVVVVKSTVPIGTNERIEKIIKDNRPEGAAPIHVASNPEFLAQGTAVHDTLHASRIVIGVEDDYAKAKLTELYKDFAAPKLITNRRSAEMIKYASNDFLALKISYINEIANLCEEIGADIEDVAKGMGYDKRIGSKFLKAGIGYGGSCFPKDTKALHWLSDYHEQELKIVKAAIEVNDHQKLKLIRKAHKYYEDLEGLTVAVLGLTFKPETADLRGAPSLVNIPLLLEDGAVVKVYDPVGMENFKEYFPTQVQYCNDIDTAIKDADLCLILTDWKNIKEYPLEGFKINMKRPIVLDGRNCYGLDEAETAGLTYVSMGRRTIVADGC; this is encoded by the coding sequence ATGAAAATTGCCATCGCCGGCACCGGCTACGTGGGTTTTGTTACTGCCGTCTGCCTGGCCGAGCACGGCCACAATGTCACCTGCGTGGACGTGGACAAAAAGATAATAGACAGTTTGAACCGATACGGCAAGGCCCTGATCTACGAAAAAGACCTGGATGCCTTGATGGAAAAGAACAAGGAGCGCCTCTCATATACTACAGACTATGCCAGCGCCTACAAGGATGCAGAAATCATCTTCATCGGCGTGGGCACCCCGGAGAAGAGGGATGGCTCTGCCAATCTGAACTATGTCTATGCCGTGGCCATGCAGATAGCAGAAACAGCGGAAAGGGAATGCGTGGTGGTAGTGAAGTCCACCGTCCCCATCGGCACCAATGAGCGCATAGAGAAGATAATCAAAGATAACAGGCCAGAGGGGGCGGCTCCCATCCATGTGGCCTCCAACCCGGAATTCCTGGCCCAGGGCACGGCAGTCCATGATACTCTCCATGCTTCGAGGATTGTCATCGGTGTGGAGGATGACTATGCCAAGGCAAAGCTCACGGAACTCTACAAGGACTTCGCTGCACCGAAGCTCATCACCAACCGCCGCAGCGCGGAGATGATCAAGTACGCCTCCAATGATTTCCTGGCTCTGAAGATTAGCTATATCAACGAGATTGCCAACCTCTGTGAGGAAATAGGGGCGGATATCGAGGATGTGGCCAAGGGTATGGGCTATGACAAGCGCATCGGAAGCAAGTTCCTGAAGGCTGGGATTGGCTATGGTGGGTCATGCTTCCCAAAGGATACGAAAGCATTGCACTGGTTGTCGGACTATCATGAGCAGGAATTGAAGATCGTCAAGGCGGCCATTGAGGTCAACGACCATCAGAAGCTGAAGCTTATCCGCAAGGCTCATAAATACTATGAGGATTTGGAAGGGCTTACCGTGGCAGTGCTGGGGCTCACCTTCAAGCCGGAGACTGCTGATTTGAGGGGGGCACCTTCTCTTGTGAATATACCTTTGCTTTTAGAAGATGGGGCCGTTGTGAAAGTTTATGACCCTGTTGGAATGGAAAATTTTAAAGAGTATTTTCCTACTCAGGTTCAGTATTGCAATGACATAGATACGGCTATCAAGGATGCGGATTTATGTTTGATCCTTACTGACTGGAAGAACATCAAAGAATATCCCTTAGAAGGATTTAAGATTAATATGAAGCGGCCTATAGTGTTAGATGGAAGAAATTGCTATGGTTTGGATGAGGCAGAAACTGCGGGCTTGACTTATGTGTCTATGGGGAGAAGAACCATTGTAGCGGATGGCTGCTGA
- a CDS encoding DUF4422 domain-containing protein, translated as MGQLILYGRGLIAEEYARYLEGQGRGADIAAFAVTKMNGQGEKYCGRPCLEIEDALKIFPKAEIHLALQEKYHEEVICLLAEFGREPKEIIGLHRMTQLLGEQGIKEISEACPNLTVKRNSHDYSMLEISPKEHPEARFTFYPMTQVPLSQTDIRNLQQTVSKFSNGSVTSRPYLPRLRGRGTAQAVEGGGCRLYLAMATSLKDARVSLENLPDYVHPVMGGAAGYDGPRTAEMAYDDEVADSLSGYNSLYSELTVAHWLWKKAPRAKYLGLCHYRRHFVLTEEIKKAMAEGKVDVLLTTPRLTFPNVHKYFANLPVTTMDEQDYSLMLRLIEREDSELANFSKEFLEGQVHFPNNMVIAKRDIYLDYCRFMFKVLQGMQEHCKREEILRPDRYLGYVGELLTTVYFSYHRDKWKTAHIDYELLQEI; from the coding sequence GTGGGCCAGCTGATACTTTACGGACGAGGACTCATTGCCGAAGAATATGCGCGCTATTTGGAGGGGCAGGGGCGTGGGGCAGACATAGCTGCTTTCGCTGTCACGAAGATGAACGGTCAGGGAGAAAAATACTGCGGCCGCCCCTGTCTGGAGATAGAAGACGCTTTAAAGATATTCCCAAAAGCGGAAATACACTTGGCTCTGCAGGAAAAATATCATGAAGAAGTTATTTGCTTGCTGGCAGAATTTGGCAGGGAGCCAAAGGAAATAATCGGCCTCCACCGCATGACGCAGCTGCTGGGGGAGCAGGGCATTAAAGAAATCAGTGAGGCCTGCCCCAACCTGACAGTAAAGCGCAACTCCCACGACTACTCCATGTTGGAAATCTCCCCCAAGGAGCACCCAGAAGCCAGGTTCACCTTCTACCCTATGACCCAGGTGCCCCTGTCACAAACGGACATCAGAAACTTACAACAAACCGTAAGTAAATTTAGTAATGGTAGCGTAACAAGTAGGCCTTACCTGCCCCGTTTACGGGGAAGGGGGACCGCGCAAGCGGTGGAAGGGGGGGGATGCCGACTATATTTAGCAATGGCAACATCCCTAAAAGATGCCAGAGTCAGCCTGGAAAACCTGCCAGATTACGTCCATCCCGTTATGGGCGGCGCAGCAGGTTATGATGGCCCCCGCACAGCGGAAATGGCGTATGACGATGAGGTAGCAGACAGCCTTTCTGGTTATAACAGTCTATATTCCGAATTGACAGTTGCCCACTGGCTATGGAAGAAAGCTCCCAGGGCCAAATACCTGGGACTTTGTCACTATCGGCGTCATTTCGTGCTGACAGAAGAAATAAAGAAAGCAATGGCTGAGGGGAAGGTGGATGTTCTGCTGACAACCCCAAGATTGACCTTCCCAAATGTCCATAAATATTTCGCCAATCTTCCTGTCACTACCATGGACGAGCAGGATTACAGCCTCATGCTGAGATTGATTGAGCGTGAAGATTCTGAGCTGGCAAATTTTTCCAAGGAATTCCTGGAAGGGCAGGTTCACTTCCCAAACAACATGGTTATTGCAAAGAGAGATATTTATCTTGATTATTGTCGCTTCATGTTCAAGGTGCTGCAGGGCATGCAGGAGCATTGCAAGCGAGAGGAGATACTCCGTCCGGACAGATATCTTGGGTATGTGGGGGAACTGCTGACTACGGTGTACTTTTCTTATCATCGCGATAAGTGGAAGACAGCGCATATAGATTATGAATTACTGCAAGAGATTTGA
- a CDS encoding hemolysin family protein, with the protein MDIVPILFDLFLVAFLVFMNGFFVASEFACVKIRPSRLEMLIQEGNRRARYAKELTDHLDTSLSVTQLGITLASLGLGWVGEPAVAKLILPVTEMMGLDLSAGHTIALALGFAIITSMHIILGELTPKTFAIQRVESIMLGVALPMLIFQKLFYPFVWFLNHVANWVAARFGIEVEGNGELAHTEEEIRLLMEESHKQGLVDDTEADFVDNVFDFTERNVREIMTPRTDMICLYLEDSLEENLETVFTEQMTRYPICREDKDHIIGFLHIKDLLKYLHKGQKVNLRKMARRALVVPESMDVSVLLKTMQKGRSQLAIVVDEFGGTSGMVTIEDIVEEIVGDIQDEFDEERPVAESRGYGVYSVDAKMLLEEMEDILEIGIEDEDVDSIGGWLNDTIGGDPKVGMMAAWEGNVFYVEEVEGARITRVLIRLDKELTEEHEEIV; encoded by the coding sequence GTGGACATAGTGCCTATATTATTTGACCTGTTCTTGGTGGCGTTCCTGGTTTTCATGAACGGCTTTTTCGTGGCTTCGGAGTTTGCCTGCGTGAAGATCCGTCCTTCCCGGCTGGAAATGCTGATACAGGAGGGCAACAGGCGGGCCCGCTATGCCAAGGAACTCACTGACCATCTGGATACTTCCCTGTCCGTGACCCAGTTGGGCATTACCCTGGCCTCACTGGGACTGGGCTGGGTGGGCGAGCCTGCGGTGGCCAAGCTCATCCTGCCTGTGACGGAGATGATGGGCCTTGACCTGTCAGCTGGGCACACCATTGCCCTGGCTCTGGGCTTTGCCATCATCACTTCCATGCATATCATTTTAGGCGAGCTGACCCCCAAGACCTTTGCCATCCAAAGGGTGGAGAGCATCATGCTGGGGGTGGCCCTGCCCATGCTGATTTTCCAGAAGCTCTTCTATCCCTTTGTCTGGTTCCTGAACCATGTGGCCAACTGGGTGGCGGCCCGCTTTGGCATAGAGGTGGAGGGCAACGGCGAGCTGGCACACACGGAAGAAGAAATCCGCCTGCTCATGGAGGAGAGCCACAAGCAGGGGCTGGTGGATGATACGGAAGCCGACTTCGTGGATAATGTGTTCGATTTCACCGAGCGCAATGTGCGTGAGATCATGACTCCCCGCACGGACATGATCTGCCTTTATCTGGAGGACAGTCTGGAGGAAAATCTGGAGACGGTCTTCACCGAGCAGATGACCCGCTATCCCATCTGCCGGGAGGACAAGGACCATATCATCGGTTTCCTGCATATCAAGGACCTCTTGAAATACTTGCATAAGGGCCAGAAGGTGAACCTCAGGAAAATGGCCCGCCGCGCCCTGGTGGTGCCCGAGAGCATGGATGTCAGCGTGCTATTAAAGACCATGCAGAAAGGCCGCAGCCAGCTGGCTATCGTAGTGGACGAGTTCGGCGGCACTTCCGGCATGGTGACCATCGAGGATATCGTAGAGGAAATCGTGGGAGATATCCAGGACGAGTTCGATGAAGAGCGCCCCGTGGCAGAGTCCCGCGGCTATGGCGTCTACTCAGTAGATGCCAAGATGCTGCTGGAGGAAATGGAAGACATCCTGGAAATCGGGATAGAGGACGAGGATGTGGACAGCATAGGCGGCTGGCTCAACGACACCATAGGCGGCGACCCGAAGGTGGGCATGATGGCGGCCTGGGAGGGCAATGTGTTCTATGTGGAGGAAGTGGAAGGCGCCAGGATTACCCGGGTGCTCATACGCCTTGACAAGGAACTTACGGAAGAACATGAGGAGATAGTCTGA
- a CDS encoding glycosyltransferase, whose product MIKIIAANSQIEAMFSDRKVKKDGKAFCIFCEKSRQILEHGAKPQEVYKRFHSETSFRLSPSLFEEARDYFHANFNHREDLVSVFDDDGNVVGYLYWVRNRLRDNSIYPGIPAEDFWDYDFKGRPVNDFVLNWARCYVFSQLEEYTYAIARYILDKFPDRIVYFNDYMAELAIWGKAQERVKVIGSFYDLPENYRRNCMQIITSEYNAYSDHAPESKNLIYNSVNIMYSMLWGSHISHPGCKYPDKVVVRIDNKFASVGLVDIIKVTMNIAYQAKMQGYVPVADLSQEGCCQYWEPGVNVWEELFRPLSDIRPEETEACANLISARKEERGWLVRDWRSNPMWREADYRALAQGEWEGQPYLSSKAWDFVKRHAPVPLQGRINDLAAAEEKEKAFALNQDDMHILGVIIRGTDYRKEIGISNEKNASNASVEQMLGWCKDLMAIGRYDYLFLATEDEDYFRSFKESFPVDKLLYVDQPRVHMDLSMGQHITTDVLFKEKEAAGLELAKLYLTAMKCLVVCDDIISSMDNGTYRQVLRWNAGRYSLAKIVKDEEALPVSAKVAANKNGITTENKVEASKREVIKGEPPMKMNVASVVTANYQSLLSDRRRAWWVEGNLPHLKKPELLRKGDFFITSSETMCGSFVYGAPVCRPEALQNFEEKPVVLLLLDDDSRARKILLSYGYVEGGDFYGWDDTDISEAKEGKTTEVQGEKRQRASPYDEYLRRYGQVTELDRMEMAKDIASFASNPLISIIMPVYNPQEKFFRQALDSVLAQVYTRWELCIADDASSEPYVKKVIEEYRQKDARIKVIYRKENGHICKAENSALELASGEFTALMDHDDILYPEALYCIAKEINTSSGAVDMIYTDMDYVDGEGHRSNPRFGGDFDPVIFASWNNVAHLEVYRTQILKEIGGFRPGYEGSQDYDLTWRFFKHTDIGRIHHIPHICYSWRRFAGYATVSAAAGLSKAQDAAFRAVKDFYADDDSMEVVKLVNIQAKPKLPVPAPMVSVIIGNEDVDVLRECLDSFFSLTDYSNYEIIVIDTGSEEQELKNCLGEMYKRANVHVHKFDEASNHSAICNFGADKARGDSFLFLNCGLKIIEPGWLTSMVRELSRNRVGVVGAKILCEDGKIQHAGIALRGPMIAHNPGAGMMGKAAGYRNILKMTRQCAAVTGQCLLIRRETFEAVRGWDDDFPGIYGDIDLCLRAREKGWHVVFDAQAVLYNTGHISRINYRNESKHKVKSDMARRAGSLIIQRHAKELFSDPFYNPNLTWQEPDYSIAKFPAASKPWRSWIEVVCPVSPGGILMGVQIANHAYRHGVKLRLHVLAEYMPWLSDFRLPFSVRPMLIPASPDSEREIVYDKVLEQVSVLPDSSGLIVGAVPTKTSEQDCKLNMAEYLLCQLRLPVREKVMPLLPEARELDEKTKSVLVGKTALLCVDGESSDNVMSKDVAIRILKILHEAGFRVVQIGNLKSECISGCEGYVLEMGTVGFWRSVFDEAELVVSTDSWVTHLANILSLPRIIVLSETGCQDYYSNLYLKEKEEYLIIKSNEMCEEEVERFVI is encoded by the coding sequence ATGATAAAGATTATCGCGGCGAATTCTCAGATAGAGGCAATGTTTTCTGACAGGAAAGTAAAAAAGGATGGAAAAGCTTTTTGTATATTCTGTGAAAAGAGTAGGCAAATTTTAGAGCATGGTGCGAAACCACAAGAAGTTTATAAGCGTTTCCATTCTGAGACAAGCTTTAGGCTGTCACCTTCCTTGTTTGAGGAAGCCAGAGATTATTTTCATGCAAATTTCAATCATAGGGAAGATCTTGTCTCAGTCTTTGATGATGATGGGAATGTGGTGGGATATCTCTATTGGGTTCGCAACCGTCTTCGTGATAACAGCATTTATCCGGGGATTCCCGCTGAAGATTTTTGGGATTACGACTTTAAAGGCAGGCCTGTAAATGATTTTGTCCTGAATTGGGCTCGGTGTTATGTTTTTTCCCAGTTGGAAGAATATACCTACGCCATAGCCAGATATATATTGGACAAGTTCCCAGATAGGATTGTATATTTTAACGATTATATGGCAGAATTGGCCATCTGGGGAAAAGCGCAGGAACGTGTGAAGGTGATTGGTTCCTTCTACGACTTGCCAGAGAATTACAGACGCAATTGTATGCAGATTATAACCTCTGAATACAATGCCTATAGTGACCATGCTCCTGAGTCAAAGAATCTCATCTATAACTCTGTGAATATCATGTATAGCATGCTTTGGGGAAGTCATATCTCGCATCCGGGCTGCAAATATCCTGATAAAGTGGTTGTTAGGATTGATAATAAGTTTGCAAGCGTTGGTCTGGTAGATATTATCAAGGTGACCATGAACATCGCCTACCAGGCAAAGATGCAGGGGTATGTGCCTGTGGCAGACCTTTCACAAGAAGGCTGTTGCCAGTATTGGGAGCCGGGGGTCAACGTATGGGAGGAACTGTTTAGGCCTCTTAGCGATATACGGCCTGAGGAAACGGAAGCATGCGCTAATCTGATTAGTGCCCGTAAAGAGGAAAGAGGCTGGTTAGTAAGAGATTGGCGTTCGAATCCTATGTGGCGTGAAGCAGATTATCGCGCTCTTGCTCAGGGGGAGTGGGAAGGACAGCCTTATCTCAGCAGCAAAGCTTGGGACTTTGTGAAAAGACATGCTCCTGTTCCTTTGCAGGGGCGCATAAATGATTTGGCCGCCGCTGAGGAGAAGGAAAAAGCATTTGCTTTGAATCAGGATGATATGCACATACTGGGGGTGATAATCCGGGGGACGGATTATCGTAAGGAAATTGGCATTAGCAATGAAAAGAATGCAAGCAACGCCAGTGTAGAACAGATGCTTGGCTGGTGCAAAGATCTGATGGCAATAGGCAGATATGATTATCTTTTTCTGGCAACAGAGGATGAGGATTATTTCCGTTCATTCAAAGAATCTTTTCCAGTGGATAAGCTGCTGTATGTAGATCAGCCAAGGGTTCATATGGATCTTTCTATGGGGCAACATATTACCACAGATGTGCTCTTCAAGGAAAAAGAAGCTGCAGGATTAGAGCTGGCTAAGTTGTACTTGACCGCAATGAAGTGCTTGGTGGTCTGTGATGACATTATATCTTCCATGGATAATGGCACTTATCGTCAGGTGCTGAGATGGAATGCAGGCCGATATAGCTTGGCCAAGATCGTAAAGGACGAGGAAGCATTGCCTGTAAGTGCCAAGGTGGCTGCCAACAAGAATGGGATAACGACTGAAAACAAAGTGGAAGCGTCTAAGCGAGAAGTGATAAAGGGAGAACCTCCGATGAAAATGAATGTTGCTTCGGTGGTGACAGCAAATTATCAGTCTTTGTTGAGCGACAGGCGTAGAGCCTGGTGGGTAGAGGGTAACCTGCCTCATCTGAAGAAGCCGGAGCTGCTCAGGAAGGGAGATTTCTTTATAACTTCCAGTGAGACGATGTGCGGCAGTTTTGTGTATGGAGCGCCGGTCTGCAGACCTGAGGCGTTGCAAAATTTTGAAGAGAAGCCGGTAGTGTTGCTCCTCCTTGATGATGACAGCAGGGCCAGGAAGATACTTCTCTCCTATGGCTATGTGGAAGGGGGAGATTTTTATGGCTGGGATGATACTGATATCAGTGAGGCAAAGGAAGGAAAAACTACCGAAGTTCAAGGTGAAAAACGACAAAGAGCCAGTCCTTATGATGAGTATCTGCGGCGCTACGGTCAGGTGACGGAATTAGACAGGATGGAGATGGCAAAAGATATTGCTTCTTTTGCCAGTAACCCACTTATATCTATTATCATGCCTGTTTATAATCCTCAGGAGAAGTTTTTCAGGCAGGCTCTGGATTCTGTATTGGCTCAGGTTTATACACGATGGGAACTTTGTATAGCAGATGATGCTTCCAGTGAACCTTATGTCAAGAAAGTCATTGAGGAATACAGGCAGAAAGATGCTCGTATAAAGGTAATCTATCGCAAGGAAAATGGCCATATCTGCAAAGCAGAGAACAGCGCCCTGGAATTGGCGTCCGGGGAGTTTACCGCCTTGATGGACCATGATGATATTCTGTACCCCGAGGCGCTTTACTGCATAGCCAAGGAGATAAATACATCCAGTGGTGCGGTTGATATGATTTATACGGATATGGATTATGTTGATGGGGAAGGGCACAGGTCAAATCCTCGCTTCGGTGGTGATTTTGACCCTGTTATTTTTGCATCATGGAATAATGTGGCTCATCTGGAGGTGTATAGGACTCAGATTTTAAAGGAAATTGGAGGATTCCGTCCCGGTTACGAAGGTAGTCAGGACTATGATCTGACATGGCGTTTTTTTAAGCATACAGACATTGGAAGGATACATCACATCCCACACATATGTTATAGCTGGCGTAGGTTTGCAGGATATGCGACCGTATCTGCAGCTGCTGGCTTGTCAAAGGCACAGGATGCAGCGTTTCGTGCTGTGAAAGATTTTTATGCGGATGATGACAGTATGGAGGTTGTTAAGCTCGTCAATATACAAGCTAAACCTAAGTTGCCTGTGCCTGCACCGATGGTTTCAGTAATTATTGGCAACGAAGACGTTGATGTTTTGAGGGAATGCTTGGATAGTTTTTTCTCTCTGACAGATTATAGTAACTATGAAATCATCGTTATCGATACAGGCAGCGAAGAACAGGAATTAAAGAATTGCTTAGGTGAGATGTACAAAAGGGCTAACGTGCATGTTCATAAGTTTGATGAGGCATCAAATCACTCTGCCATATGTAATTTTGGTGCAGATAAGGCTAGGGGGGACAGCTTTCTTTTCCTGAACTGTGGTTTGAAGATAATAGAGCCTGGCTGGCTTACCAGCATGGTTAGAGAATTGTCTAGAAACAGAGTTGGTGTAGTGGGGGCAAAGATTTTATGTGAAGATGGTAAGATTCAGCATGCTGGGATTGCACTGCGAGGTCCAATGATTGCACATAACCCAGGCGCAGGGATGATGGGGAAGGCTGCAGGTTATAGGAATATCCTGAAGATGACCAGGCAGTGTGCTGCAGTGACAGGTCAATGCTTGTTGATCAGACGTGAAACTTTTGAGGCTGTGCGAGGGTGGGATGATGATTTTCCGGGAATATATGGTGATATAGATCTTTGTCTTAGAGCCAGGGAAAAAGGCTGGCATGTTGTTTTTGATGCTCAAGCTGTTTTATATAATACTGGGCATATTTCAAGGATTAATTATAGAAATGAATCCAAGCATAAAGTCAAAAGTGATATGGCGAGAAGGGCTGGATCCTTGATAATTCAGCGTCACGCCAAAGAATTGTTTAGTGACCCCTTCTATAATCCTAATTTGACGTGGCAGGAGCCAGACTATAGCATAGCTAAGTTTCCAGCTGCGTCGAAGCCATGGCGATCTTGGATAGAGGTTGTTTGTCCTGTTTCGCCTGGTGGTATTCTTATGGGAGTTCAAATTGCTAATCATGCTTACAGGCATGGAGTGAAGCTGCGATTACATGTGCTGGCAGAATATATGCCCTGGCTTTCGGATTTTCGATTACCATTTTCGGTTAGGCCAATGTTGATTCCTGCATCGCCTGATTCGGAACGTGAGATTGTTTACGATAAGGTGTTAGAACAGGTATCTGTTTTGCCAGATTCATCTGGTCTTATAGTTGGAGCTGTTCCTACAAAAACATCTGAGCAGGATTGCAAGTTAAATATGGCTGAGTATCTTCTATGCCAGCTAAGGCTGCCCGTTAGGGAGAAGGTAATGCCACTTTTGCCAGAGGCACGAGAATTAGATGAAAAAACTAAGTCTGTGCTGGTTGGAAAGACTGCGTTGTTATGTGTTGATGGGGAATCAAGTGATAATGTGATGTCAAAAGACGTGGCTATCAGAATCTTGAAGATTTTGCATGAAGCAGGATTTCGTGTGGTGCAGATTGGAAATCTTAAATCTGAATGCATATCAGGTTGTGAAGGATATGTGCTTGAGATGGGGACAGTAGGTTTTTGGCGCTCTGTATTCGATGAAGCCGAGTTGGTTGTAAGCACAGACTCCTGGGTGACGCACTTGGCAAATATATTAAGCCTTCCTCGAATAATTGTATTGTCTGAAACAGGTTGTCAAGATTATTATAGCAACTTGTATCTTAAGGAGAAGGAAGAATATTTGATTATAAAGTCAAATGAAATGTGTGAAGAAGAGGTGGAAAGATTTGTTATATGA
- a CDS encoding glycosyltransferase family 2 protein, whose translation MPEISVIIPVYNTSAYLQECVDSVLSQTFQDFEIIIVDDCSTDGSMALCRKLYGNNSKVTIIHHEQNGTVGTARNTGLKASKGKYIAFLDSDDLYMPYALEELYKAAEAYQAEVVHSPDCFLPNGNVEHIRTEDEFRKLRLDKLPLGTEIQLLCSEKAGRVQAWADKGISTVVWSNLFRRDFLAEHDIWFEEDIVPGQDGIFMFRCVFHAHTFVRIPDCVYIYRRPASAVTRSKRDGKFLAKLVHCMVRKIESLERYMAGIPYLQEHPELQDKVRNFAIADTDSFFAQDCYLPDGTVAGDIEPVHQAFKNIFGQHAYFAEHFFHASHKKQVGDVAEWGLRMNYMFPWHLFKQGDKVVLYGAGEVGKGFYEQALRFPYIELVGIVDKQAGKTGMQGIPAKPIDNLTKWDYDYLLITVVNKLVAEEIKSELKAKGISEEKILWDGKYYPIEDYFSNYYFPILGRK comes from the coding sequence ATGCCGGAGATTTCAGTTATCATACCAGTTTACAACACATCTGCTTATCTGCAGGAGTGCGTGGACAGCGTCCTGTCACAAACGTTTCAGGACTTTGAAATCATCATCGTAGATGACTGCTCCACTGATGGCAGTATGGCTCTATGTCGGAAGCTGTACGGGAACAACAGCAAGGTAACAATCATCCACCATGAGCAGAATGGCACCGTAGGCACCGCCAGGAACACCGGACTGAAGGCATCCAAGGGCAAATACATCGCGTTCCTGGACAGCGATGACCTCTATATGCCCTATGCCCTGGAAGAACTGTACAAGGCGGCAGAGGCCTATCAGGCAGAGGTGGTTCATTCCCCGGATTGCTTCTTACCCAATGGGAATGTGGAGCATATCAGGACGGAGGACGAATTCCGCAAGCTGCGGCTGGACAAGCTTCCTCTTGGCACTGAAATCCAGCTGCTGTGTTCAGAGAAAGCTGGCAGGGTGCAGGCCTGGGCAGACAAAGGTATTTCCACGGTTGTATGGAGCAATCTTTTCCGCAGGGATTTTCTGGCAGAGCATGATATCTGGTTTGAAGAGGATATCGTGCCGGGACAGGATGGCATCTTCATGTTCCGTTGCGTTTTCCATGCCCACACCTTTGTAAGGATACCTGATTGTGTATACATCTACCGCAGGCCCGCCTCGGCAGTGACCCGCAGCAAGCGTGACGGCAAGTTCCTTGCCAAGCTGGTGCACTGCATGGTGAGGAAGATAGAAAGCCTTGAACGCTATATGGCAGGCATTCCCTACCTGCAGGAGCACCCCGAATTGCAAGACAAAGTGCGAAATTTCGCCATTGCAGACACAGACTCTTTCTTTGCTCAGGACTGCTATCTGCCAGATGGCACAGTTGCAGGAGACATCGAGCCAGTGCATCAGGCATTCAAGAACATCTTTGGGCAGCATGCTTATTTCGCTGAGCATTTTTTCCACGCCAGCCACAAGAAGCAAGTAGGAGATGTAGCAGAATGGGGTCTCCGCATGAACTACATGTTTCCTTGGCACTTGTTCAAGCAGGGGGATAAAGTTGTTCTCTACGGAGCCGGAGAAGTAGGCAAAGGTTTCTACGAACAAGCTCTGCGCTTTCCCTATATAGAGTTGGTGGGCATAGTAGACAAGCAGGCAGGCAAGACCGGCATGCAGGGCATCCCCGCAAAACCCATAGATAATCTAACCAAGTGGGATTATGACTACCTGCTGATAACCGTAGTGAACAAATTAGTAGCAGAAGAAATAAAATCCGAGCTGAAAGCCAAAGGCATCTCGGAAGAAAAAATCCTCTGGGACGGCAAATACTATCCCATAGAAGACTATTTCAGTAATTACTACTTCCCAATATTGGGGAGAAAATAA
- a CDS encoding helix-turn-helix transcriptional regulator, whose amino-acid sequence MSIGDKIRQRRKELGMTQTELGKRVHKSSQVISNWERGYTTGIAADDLRQLAIALDTDVHFFVPASPEHLPWGFMTAESNSDYLQKSPTDNRLETLIEAYPHLDEKSKDIIEAIIKLSNN is encoded by the coding sequence ATGTCCATAGGCGACAAGATTCGTCAGAGGCGAAAGGAACTGGGCATGACTCAGACGGAACTAGGAAAGCGCGTGCACAAATCTTCACAGGTCATTTCCAACTGGGAACGGGGCTACACCACTGGCATCGCCGCTGATGATCTGCGTCAGCTGGCTATAGCCCTGGACACCGATGTGCATTTCTTCGTCCCGGCTTCCCCTGAGCATCTCCCCTGGGGTTTTATGACCGCAGAAAGCAACAGCGACTATTTACAGAAATCCCCCACTGACAACCGCCTGGAGACCTTGATAGAAGCCTATCCCCACCTGGACGAGAAATCAAAAGACATCATTGAAGCTATCATAAAGCTTTCCAATAACTGA